The following proteins come from a genomic window of Loxodonta africana isolate mLoxAfr1 chromosome 19, mLoxAfr1.hap2, whole genome shotgun sequence:
- the BIN3 gene encoding bridging integrator 3 isoform X2, whose product MKKSTDADVAMSKSAMKISLDLLSNPLCEQDQEFLNMVTALDTAMKRMDAFNQEKVNQIQKTVIEPLKKFGSVFPSLNMAVKRREQALQDYRRLQAKVEKYEEKEKTGPVLAKLHQAREELRPVRDDFEAKNKQLLDEMPRFYNSRLNYFQPSFESLIRAEVVYYSEMHKIFGDLTQQLDQPGHSDEQRERENEARLSELRALSIVADD is encoded by the exons CCATGTCAAAATCTGCCATGAAGATATCCTTGGACTTACTCTCCAATCCCCTCTGTGAGCAAGACCAGGAATTCTTGAACATGGTGACAGCCCTGGATACAGCCATGAAGCGGATGGATGCCTTCAACCAGGAGAAG GTAAACCAGATCCAAAAGACCGTGATTGAACCCTTAAAAAA GTTTGGAAGTGTCTTCCCGAGCCTCAACATGGCGGTGAAACGGCGGGAACAGGCCTTGCAGGACTATAGAAGATTGCAGGCCAAGGTGGAGAAGTACGAGGAGAAGGAGAAGACAGGGCCAGTGTTGGCCAAACTCCACCAG GCCCGGGAAGAGCTTCGCCCTGTGCGGGACGACTTTGAAGCCAAAAACAAGCAGCTCCTGGATGAGATGCCACGGTTCTACAATAGCCGACTCAACTACTTCCAGCCCAGTTTTGAGTCCTTGATCCGAGCCGAA GTTGTGTACTACTCAGAAATGCATAAGATCTTTGGAGACCTGACCCAACAGCTTGACCAGCCAGGCCACAGCGATGAGCAGCGGGAGCGGGAGAATGAAGCCAGACTGAGCGAGCTCAGAGCCCTCTCTATAGTGGCTGATGACTGA
- the CCAR2 gene encoding cell cycle and apoptosis regulator protein 2 isoform X2 gives MSQFKRQRINPLPGGRNFSGAASTSLLGPPPGLLTPPVATDLSQNARHLQGGEKQRVFTGIVTSLHDYFGVVDEEVFFQLSVVKGRLPQLGEKVLVKAAYNPGQAVPWNAVKVQTLSNQPLLKSPAPPLLHVAALGQKQGILGAQPQLIFQHHRIPPLFPQKPLSLFQTSHTLHLSHLNRFPARGPHGRLDQGRSDDYDSKKRKQRAGGEPWGAKKPRHDLPPYRVHLTPYTVDSPICDFLELQRRYRSLLVPSDFLAVHLSWLSAFPLSQPFSLHHPSRIQVSSEKEPAPDTGAEPIPSDSDPAYSSKVLLLSSPGLEELYRCCMLFVDDMAEPRETPEHPLKQIKFLLGRKDEEAVLVGGEWSPSLDGLDPKADPQVLVRTAIRCAQAQTGIDLSSCTKWWRFAEFQYLQLGPPRRLQTVVVYLPDVWTIMPTLEEWEALCQQKAAEAALPPQEAPVETESSEQAADASEQAADTSKQNAENAEVAAPQEMDTDLPEAPPPPLEPAVIARPDCINLSLHAIVEDRRPKERISFEVMVLAELFLEMLQRDFGYRVYKVLLSLPEKAVTPPEPEKEEAAKEEAAKEEEVVKEEVAKESKDEKEDGLVPKPPSSGGEEEEKPRGEASEDLCEMALDPELLLLRDDGEEEFAGAKLEDSEVRSVASNQSEMEFSSLQDMPKELDPSAVLPLDCLLAFVFFDANWCGYLHRRDLERILLTLGLRLSAEQAKQLVSRVVTQNICQYRSLQYSRQEGMDGGLPEEVLFGNLDLLPPPGKNAKPSAVPMEHKGLVSHNGSLINVGNLLQRAEQQDSGRLYLENKIHTLELKLEESHNRFSATEVTNKTLAAEMQELRTRLAEAEETARTAERQKNQLQRLLQDFRRRLTPLQLEMQRMVEKADSWVEKEEPAPTN, from the exons ATGTCCCAGTTTAAGCGCCAGCGGATCAATCCGCTTCCAGGGGGACGCAACTTCTCAG GCGCAGCTTCAACATCTCTTCTGGGCCCTCCTCCTGGTTTGCTCACTCCTCCTGTGGCCACAGATCTGTCCCAAAATGCCAGGCACCTTCAG GGTGGGGAGAAGCAGCGGGTCTTCACTGGAATTGTTACCAGTTTGCATGACTACTTTGGGGTGGTGGATGAAGAAGTCTTTTTTCAGCTAAG CGTGGTGAAGGGCAGGCTGCCCCAGCTGGGTGAGAAGGTGCTGGTGAAGGCTGCATACAACCCAGGCCAGGCAGTGCCCTGGAATGCTGTCAAGGTGCAGACACTCTCCAACCAG CCCCTGCTGAAGTCACCAGCACCTCCCCTTCTGCATGTGGCAGCCCTGGGCCAGAAGCAAGGCATCCTGGGAGCTCAGCCTCAGTTGATCTTCCAGCATCACCGAATTCCCCCGCTCTTCCCTCAGAAGC CTCTGAGTCTCTTCCAAACATCCCACACACTTCATCTGAGCCACCTGAACAGATTTCCTGCTCGGGGTCCTCATGGACGGTTGGATCAGGGCCGAAG TGATGACTACGACTCCAAGAAACGCAAACAACGGGCTGGCGGAGAGCCTTGGGGTGCCAAGAAACCAAGGCATGACCTGCCTCCTTACCGGGTCCACCTCACTCCGTATACTGTAGACAG CCCCATCTGTGACTTCTTAGAACTCCAGCGCCGTTACCGCAGCCTCCTGGTTCCCTCAGATTTTCTGGCCGTTCATCTGAGCTGGCTGTCAGCCTTCCCTCTGAGCCAGCCCTTTTCTCTCCACCATCCAAGCCGTATTCAGGTATCTTCTGAGAAGGAGCCAGCACCAGACACTGGTGCTGAGCCCATCCCTTCAGACAGTGACCCCGCATATAGTTCCAAG GTACTGTTGCTGTCTTCCCCGGGATTGGAGGAATTGTATCGTTGTTGCATGCTGTTTGTGGATGACATGGCTGAGCCGAGGGAGACGCCAGAACATCCTTTGAAGCAGATTAAG TTTTTGCTGGGCCGGAAAGACGAAGAGGCAGTGCTGGTTGGGGGTGAGTGGTCTCCTTCCTTGGATGGCCTTGACCCCAAGGCTGACCCACAGGTGCTAGTCCGCACGGCCATCCGCTGTGCACAAGCTCAGACAGGCATCGACTTGAGCAGCTGCACGAAGTG GTGGCGCTTTGCTGAGTTTCAGTACCTGCAGCTGGGACCCCCAAGGCGACTCCAGACAGTGGTGGTGTACTTGCCAGATGTCTGGACCATTATGCCTACTTTGGAAGAGTGGGAGGCCCTGTGCCAGCAGAAGGCTGCAGAGGCAGCTCTCCCACCTCAGGAGGCACCAGTG GAAACAGAGTCTTCTGAGCAGGCAGCGGATGCATCAGAGCAGGCAGCAGATACTTCTAAACAGAATGCAGAGAACGCGGAGGTCGCTGCACCGCAGGAAATGGACACTGATCTCCCAGAGGCCCCTCCACCGCCTCTAGAACCTGCTGTCATTGCACGCCCTGACTGTATAAACCTTTCTCTCCATGCTATCGTGGAGGATCGGAGGCCAAAAGAAAGGATCTCTTTTGAG GTGATGGTGTTGGCTGAGCTATTTCTGGAGATGCTGCAGAGGGATTTTGGCTATAGGGTTTATAAGGTGCTGCTGAGCCTCCCTGAAAAGGCAGTGACTCCTCCTGAGCCTGAGAAGGAGGAGGCAGCCAAGGAGGAAGCAGCCAAGGAGGAAGAAGTGGTCAAAGAAGAGGTGGCCAAGGAGTCGAAGGATGAG AAGGAGGATGGACTTGTGCCCAAACCCCCATCTTctggaggagaggaagaagagaaacccCGGGGTGAGGCATCCGAGGACCTTTGTGAGATGGCTCTGGACCCAGAACTACTGCTTCTGAGGGATGATGGAGAAGAGGAATTTG CAGGAGCAAAGCTGGAGGATTCGGAGGTACGGTCTGTTGCCTCAAACCAGTCAGAGATGGAATTCTCTTCACTTCAGGACATG CCCAAGGAGCTGGAtccctctgctgtgctccccTTGGATTGTCTTCTTGCATTTGTGTTCTTTGATGCTAACTGGTGTGGCTACTTGCACCGGAGAGACTTGGAGAGGATTCTGCTTACCCTTGGGCTCCGGCTTAGTGCAGAGCAG GCCAAGCAGCTGGTCAGCAGGGTGGTGACCCAGAACATCTGCCAGTACCGGAGCCTTCAGTATAGCCGCCAGGAGGGCATGGATGGCGGACTTCCTGAGGAGGTGCTCTTTG GAAACCTTGATCTGCTACCTCCTCCTGGGAAAAACGCAAAGCCAAGTGCTGTCCCCATGGAACACAAAGGTCTGGTGTCCCACAATGGCAGCCTGATCAATGTGGGGAACCTGCTGCAGCGTGCAGAGCAGCAGGACAGTGGACGGCTCTACCTGGAGAACAAGATTCACACACTGGAACTGAAGCTGG AGGAGAGCCACAACCGATTCTCAGCCACTGAAGTGACGAATAAGACACTGGCAGCAGAAATGCAGGAGCTGCGAACACGGTTGGCCGAGGCAGAGGAGACAGCCCGGACAGCTGAACGACAGAAgaaccagcttcagcggctgcTACAGGACTTCCGAAGGCGCCTGACCCCCTTGCAGCTGGAGATGCAGCGGATGGTTGAAAAG GCTGACAGCTGGGTAGAAAAGGAGGAGCCAGCACCTACCAACTGA
- the BIN3 gene encoding bridging integrator 3 isoform X3, translating to MSKSAMKISLDLLSNPLCEQDQEFLNMVTALDTAMKRMDAFNQEKVNQIQKTVIEPLKKFGSVFPSLNMAVKRREQALQDYRRLQAKVEKYEEKEKTGPVLAKLHQAREELRPVRDDFEAKNKQLLDEMPRFYNSRLNYFQPSFESLIRAEVVYYSEMHKIFGDLTQQLDQPGHSDEQRERENEARLSELRALSIVADD from the exons ATGTCAAAATCTGCCATGAAGATATCCTTGGACTTACTCTCCAATCCCCTCTGTGAGCAAGACCAGGAATTCTTGAACATGGTGACAGCCCTGGATACAGCCATGAAGCGGATGGATGCCTTCAACCAGGAGAAG GTAAACCAGATCCAAAAGACCGTGATTGAACCCTTAAAAAA GTTTGGAAGTGTCTTCCCGAGCCTCAACATGGCGGTGAAACGGCGGGAACAGGCCTTGCAGGACTATAGAAGATTGCAGGCCAAGGTGGAGAAGTACGAGGAGAAGGAGAAGACAGGGCCAGTGTTGGCCAAACTCCACCAG GCCCGGGAAGAGCTTCGCCCTGTGCGGGACGACTTTGAAGCCAAAAACAAGCAGCTCCTGGATGAGATGCCACGGTTCTACAATAGCCGACTCAACTACTTCCAGCCCAGTTTTGAGTCCTTGATCCGAGCCGAA GTTGTGTACTACTCAGAAATGCATAAGATCTTTGGAGACCTGACCCAACAGCTTGACCAGCCAGGCCACAGCGATGAGCAGCGGGAGCGGGAGAATGAAGCCAGACTGAGCGAGCTCAGAGCCCTCTCTATAGTGGCTGATGACTGA
- the CCAR2 gene encoding cell cycle and apoptosis regulator protein 2 isoform X1 has translation MSQFKRQRINPLPGGRNFSGAASTSLLGPPPGLLTPPVATDLSQNARHLQGGEKQRVFTGIVTSLHDYFGVVDEEVFFQLSVVKGRLPQLGEKVLVKAAYNPGQAVPWNAVKVQTLSNQPLLKSPAPPLLHVAALGQKQGILGAQPQLIFQHHRIPPLFPQKPLSLFQTSHTLHLSHLNRFPARGPHGRLDQGRSDDYDSKKRKQRAGGEPWGAKKPRHDLPPYRVHLTPYTVDSPICDFLELQRRYRSLLVPSDFLAVHLSWLSAFPLSQPFSLHHPSRIQVSSEKEPAPDTGAEPIPSDSDPAYSSKVLLLSSPGLEELYRCCMLFVDDMAEPRETPEHPLKQIKFLLGRKDEEAVLVGGEWSPSLDGLDPKADPQVLVRTAIRCAQAQTGIDLSSCTKWWRFAEFQYLQLGPPRRLQTVVVYLPDVWTIMPTLEEWEALCQQKAAEAALPPQEAPVETESSEQAADASEQAADTSKQNAENAEVAAPQEMDTDLPEAPPPPLEPAVIARPDCINLSLHAIVEDRRPKERISFEVMVLAELFLEMLQRDFGYRVYKVLLSLPEKAVTPPEPEKEEAAKEEAAKEEEVVKEEVAKESKDEVQNEGAAAESDNPLKEDGLVPKPPSSGGEEEEKPRGEASEDLCEMALDPELLLLRDDGEEEFAGAKLEDSEVRSVASNQSEMEFSSLQDMPKELDPSAVLPLDCLLAFVFFDANWCGYLHRRDLERILLTLGLRLSAEQAKQLVSRVVTQNICQYRSLQYSRQEGMDGGLPEEVLFGNLDLLPPPGKNAKPSAVPMEHKGLVSHNGSLINVGNLLQRAEQQDSGRLYLENKIHTLELKLEESHNRFSATEVTNKTLAAEMQELRTRLAEAEETARTAERQKNQLQRLLQDFRRRLTPLQLEMQRMVEKADSWVEKEEPAPTN, from the exons ATGTCCCAGTTTAAGCGCCAGCGGATCAATCCGCTTCCAGGGGGACGCAACTTCTCAG GCGCAGCTTCAACATCTCTTCTGGGCCCTCCTCCTGGTTTGCTCACTCCTCCTGTGGCCACAGATCTGTCCCAAAATGCCAGGCACCTTCAG GGTGGGGAGAAGCAGCGGGTCTTCACTGGAATTGTTACCAGTTTGCATGACTACTTTGGGGTGGTGGATGAAGAAGTCTTTTTTCAGCTAAG CGTGGTGAAGGGCAGGCTGCCCCAGCTGGGTGAGAAGGTGCTGGTGAAGGCTGCATACAACCCAGGCCAGGCAGTGCCCTGGAATGCTGTCAAGGTGCAGACACTCTCCAACCAG CCCCTGCTGAAGTCACCAGCACCTCCCCTTCTGCATGTGGCAGCCCTGGGCCAGAAGCAAGGCATCCTGGGAGCTCAGCCTCAGTTGATCTTCCAGCATCACCGAATTCCCCCGCTCTTCCCTCAGAAGC CTCTGAGTCTCTTCCAAACATCCCACACACTTCATCTGAGCCACCTGAACAGATTTCCTGCTCGGGGTCCTCATGGACGGTTGGATCAGGGCCGAAG TGATGACTACGACTCCAAGAAACGCAAACAACGGGCTGGCGGAGAGCCTTGGGGTGCCAAGAAACCAAGGCATGACCTGCCTCCTTACCGGGTCCACCTCACTCCGTATACTGTAGACAG CCCCATCTGTGACTTCTTAGAACTCCAGCGCCGTTACCGCAGCCTCCTGGTTCCCTCAGATTTTCTGGCCGTTCATCTGAGCTGGCTGTCAGCCTTCCCTCTGAGCCAGCCCTTTTCTCTCCACCATCCAAGCCGTATTCAGGTATCTTCTGAGAAGGAGCCAGCACCAGACACTGGTGCTGAGCCCATCCCTTCAGACAGTGACCCCGCATATAGTTCCAAG GTACTGTTGCTGTCTTCCCCGGGATTGGAGGAATTGTATCGTTGTTGCATGCTGTTTGTGGATGACATGGCTGAGCCGAGGGAGACGCCAGAACATCCTTTGAAGCAGATTAAG TTTTTGCTGGGCCGGAAAGACGAAGAGGCAGTGCTGGTTGGGGGTGAGTGGTCTCCTTCCTTGGATGGCCTTGACCCCAAGGCTGACCCACAGGTGCTAGTCCGCACGGCCATCCGCTGTGCACAAGCTCAGACAGGCATCGACTTGAGCAGCTGCACGAAGTG GTGGCGCTTTGCTGAGTTTCAGTACCTGCAGCTGGGACCCCCAAGGCGACTCCAGACAGTGGTGGTGTACTTGCCAGATGTCTGGACCATTATGCCTACTTTGGAAGAGTGGGAGGCCCTGTGCCAGCAGAAGGCTGCAGAGGCAGCTCTCCCACCTCAGGAGGCACCAGTG GAAACAGAGTCTTCTGAGCAGGCAGCGGATGCATCAGAGCAGGCAGCAGATACTTCTAAACAGAATGCAGAGAACGCGGAGGTCGCTGCACCGCAGGAAATGGACACTGATCTCCCAGAGGCCCCTCCACCGCCTCTAGAACCTGCTGTCATTGCACGCCCTGACTGTATAAACCTTTCTCTCCATGCTATCGTGGAGGATCGGAGGCCAAAAGAAAGGATCTCTTTTGAG GTGATGGTGTTGGCTGAGCTATTTCTGGAGATGCTGCAGAGGGATTTTGGCTATAGGGTTTATAAGGTGCTGCTGAGCCTCCCTGAAAAGGCAGTGACTCCTCCTGAGCCTGAGAAGGAGGAGGCAGCCAAGGAGGAAGCAGCCAAGGAGGAAGAAGTGGTCAAAGAAGAGGTGGCCAAGGAGTCGAAGGATGAGGTACAGAATGAGGGAGCAGCTGCTGAGTCAGACAACCCGCTG AAGGAGGATGGACTTGTGCCCAAACCCCCATCTTctggaggagaggaagaagagaaacccCGGGGTGAGGCATCCGAGGACCTTTGTGAGATGGCTCTGGACCCAGAACTACTGCTTCTGAGGGATGATGGAGAAGAGGAATTTG CAGGAGCAAAGCTGGAGGATTCGGAGGTACGGTCTGTTGCCTCAAACCAGTCAGAGATGGAATTCTCTTCACTTCAGGACATG CCCAAGGAGCTGGAtccctctgctgtgctccccTTGGATTGTCTTCTTGCATTTGTGTTCTTTGATGCTAACTGGTGTGGCTACTTGCACCGGAGAGACTTGGAGAGGATTCTGCTTACCCTTGGGCTCCGGCTTAGTGCAGAGCAG GCCAAGCAGCTGGTCAGCAGGGTGGTGACCCAGAACATCTGCCAGTACCGGAGCCTTCAGTATAGCCGCCAGGAGGGCATGGATGGCGGACTTCCTGAGGAGGTGCTCTTTG GAAACCTTGATCTGCTACCTCCTCCTGGGAAAAACGCAAAGCCAAGTGCTGTCCCCATGGAACACAAAGGTCTGGTGTCCCACAATGGCAGCCTGATCAATGTGGGGAACCTGCTGCAGCGTGCAGAGCAGCAGGACAGTGGACGGCTCTACCTGGAGAACAAGATTCACACACTGGAACTGAAGCTGG AGGAGAGCCACAACCGATTCTCAGCCACTGAAGTGACGAATAAGACACTGGCAGCAGAAATGCAGGAGCTGCGAACACGGTTGGCCGAGGCAGAGGAGACAGCCCGGACAGCTGAACGACAGAAgaaccagcttcagcggctgcTACAGGACTTCCGAAGGCGCCTGACCCCCTTGCAGCTGGAGATGCAGCGGATGGTTGAAAAG GCTGACAGCTGGGTAGAAAAGGAGGAGCCAGCACCTACCAACTGA